A window of Natrinema versiforme contains these coding sequences:
- a CDS encoding nitrous oxide reductase accessory protein NosL, which yields MTERDGLERRGLLGALGGGVIAGIAGCLGGDDEDNDSQAQVYEPTMEGVEEGPVEFADDDSCAVCSMSVQNYFGGRGQLVHENGLGATVESPGCLFAYIASSTPDSPISGAWTVDRRTGDLIDATEAHFVLITDKEAADDPMGIDPRPYANREDAVAFLEEWDAEYLNPEEDIIVGLDEVDLEIASIYRGTWLPDE from the coding sequence ATGACTGAACGCGACGGACTCGAGCGACGGGGGCTGTTGGGTGCGCTCGGAGGAGGCGTAATCGCCGGCATCGCGGGGTGTCTCGGCGGCGACGACGAGGACAACGACTCGCAGGCGCAGGTGTACGAACCGACGATGGAGGGCGTCGAGGAGGGACCGGTCGAGTTCGCGGACGACGACTCCTGTGCGGTCTGTAGCATGTCGGTCCAGAACTATTTCGGCGGTCGGGGGCAACTCGTTCACGAAAACGGGTTGGGAGCGACCGTCGAGTCGCCGGGCTGTCTGTTCGCCTACATCGCCTCGTCGACGCCGGACTCGCCGATCTCCGGGGCGTGGACGGTCGACCGCCGGACCGGCGACCTCATCGACGCGACCGAGGCCCACTTCGTCCTCATCACCGACAAAGAGGCGGCCGACGATCCGATGGGGATCGACCCGCGTCCTTACGCCAACCGCGAGGACGCCGTCGCCTTCCTCGAGGAGTGGGACGCCGAATACCTGAATCCCGAGGAGGACATCATCGTCGGACTGGACGAGGTCGACCTCGAGATCGCATCGATCTATCGCGGCACGTGGCTCCCGGACGAGTAA
- a CDS encoding DMT family transporter codes for MKTDLEVTPAVALAVAVFATSTSAILVRWSAAPSSVAAFYRVLFTTILVAPLAVTRHRAAFARLSRRDLAGAAVAGLALAVHFAAWFESLEHTTVAASVTLVQSQPIFVALGASLVLGERIGRETAAGIAVAIVGAAAMSLGDAEGAALSGATPYGNALAVLGAVTVAGYVLAGRSIRQRVPLFPYVTVVYGACVLALFCLVGVQGHSYVGYPPREWLLFLGLAVGPGVFGHTVSNWVLEHLESVVVSVAWLGEPVGATLLALVLLAEVPDAVTIAGGLVVIAGVFVTTLERERGHGTAD; via the coding sequence GTGAAAACCGACCTCGAGGTCACGCCGGCGGTCGCGCTCGCCGTCGCGGTGTTCGCGACGAGTACCAGCGCGATTCTGGTCCGCTGGAGCGCGGCCCCGAGTTCGGTCGCGGCCTTCTATCGGGTCCTCTTTACGACGATACTCGTCGCGCCGCTCGCCGTCACCCGACACCGCGCGGCCTTCGCGCGACTCTCGCGGCGCGACCTCGCGGGCGCCGCCGTCGCCGGCCTCGCGCTCGCGGTCCACTTCGCGGCGTGGTTCGAGAGCCTCGAGCACACCACGGTCGCCGCGAGCGTCACGCTCGTCCAGAGCCAGCCCATCTTCGTGGCCCTCGGTGCGAGCCTCGTCCTCGGCGAGCGGATCGGCCGCGAGACGGCGGCGGGAATCGCCGTCGCGATCGTCGGGGCCGCCGCGATGTCGCTGGGCGACGCCGAGGGCGCGGCCCTCTCCGGTGCGACGCCGTACGGCAACGCCCTCGCCGTGCTGGGCGCGGTGACCGTCGCCGGCTACGTGCTCGCCGGTCGCTCGATCCGCCAGCGCGTGCCGCTGTTTCCCTACGTGACCGTCGTCTACGGGGCCTGCGTACTCGCGCTGTTCTGTCTCGTCGGCGTGCAGGGCCACAGCTACGTCGGCTACCCGCCCCGCGAGTGGTTGCTCTTTCTCGGGCTGGCCGTCGGCCCCGGCGTCTTCGGCCACACGGTGAGCAACTGGGTCCTCGAGCACCTCGAGTCGGTCGTCGTCAGCGTCGCGTGGCTCGGCGAGCCGGTGGGCGCGACCCTGCTCGCGCTCGTCTTGCTCGCGGAGGTCCCCGACGCGGTCACGATCGCCGGCGGCCTCGTCGTGATCGCGGGGGTCTTCGTGACGACCCTCGAGCGCGAGCGAGGGCACGGAACGGCGGACTGA